Proteins encoded within one genomic window of Terriglobales bacterium:
- a CDS encoding LON peptidase substrate-binding domain-containing protein produces MSSLIALFPLDVVLFPSAPLPLHIFEPRYKEMIGECMAAKRSFGVVRSQGETLAEVGCTAEILEVTKKYEDGRLDILTQGRQRFELVGLNQDRAFLQAEVTYFDDELGATEKHEIERAIRLYHEVVEVAGVEAPSPMPGAGELSYQLVAPLPLDLDFKQTLLGMRSEPQRVSAVIEYYQALLPRMRRSIQVRRVAGGNGHAI; encoded by the coding sequence ATGAGTTCGCTCATTGCCCTTTTCCCGCTCGACGTCGTGCTCTTTCCCAGCGCACCCCTGCCCCTGCACATCTTCGAACCGCGCTACAAGGAAATGATCGGGGAATGCATGGCGGCGAAGCGCTCGTTCGGCGTCGTGCGCTCGCAGGGAGAGACGCTGGCCGAGGTGGGGTGCACGGCAGAGATTCTCGAAGTCACCAAGAAGTATGAGGACGGCCGTCTCGACATCCTCACCCAGGGCCGGCAGCGCTTTGAGTTGGTGGGACTGAACCAGGATCGTGCTTTCCTGCAGGCCGAAGTGACCTATTTCGACGACGAACTGGGCGCCACGGAAAAGCATGAAATCGAGCGCGCCATCCGCTTGTACCACGAGGTCGTCGAGGTGGCGGGCGTCGAAGCTCCCTCTCCCATGCCTGGCGCCGGCGAACTCTCTTATCAGTTGGTCGCGCCTTTGCCGCTCGACCTGGACTTCAAACAGACGCTGCTGGGCATGCGCTCGGAACCGCAGCGTGTTTCTGCGGTCATCGAGTATTACCAGGCGCTGTTGCCGCGGATGCGCCGCTCCATCCAGGTGCGGCGCGTGGCCGGCGGAAACGGTCACGCGATCTGA